One Mycolicibacterium sp. ND9-15 genomic window, CTGCTTGCCGCCGGAGTCGCCGCGGCCGGGATCGGCCCCGCCGCCGTCGCCGCCGGATTGCGCCTCGGCGGGCTCACCCGCGCGCTGTCCGTCCCCGTCGTCTGGTTCGAGAACGTCCCCCGGCTGCGCGGGCACCTCGAGCGCTATCTCGGTCGCGACGGCGCCGAGTTGGCGATCGCACTGGTCAGCACCGGCACCTCAGTGCTGAGCGCCTCGCCGGCTGCGGTGCTCGGCCAGGCGGTCACCCGTGCCATGCTGGCTGCCGAGACGGTCAACGGTCGACGCAGCTGGCGCCGGCTCGAACCCGGCCTGACCGAACAGGCGATCAAGTCGTCCGGTGACCCCGGCGACGTGCCCCGCCGAATCGACGAGTCCGCCTACGGTGCCGGTGAGCGGTACGCCGATCGCGCCGCTGCGGTCGGTGCCGGTGCGTCCGCGGTGATCGGCCTGACCACCCGAAGCGTCCGCGCGGCCGGCGACGCAGCACTCGTTGCCGCCGCGCGACCGGTGCGCAGCGTCAAGGAGTCCTTCGCATGCGCGTTGGGTCGCGGTCTGACGGCCCGCCACCACGGACTGGTGCTCCGCCCGGCCGCGCTGCGCCGACTGGACCGGATCGACACCGTCGTGATCGATCCGCGCGTGCTCTACACCGATGAGCTGACCGTCACCCGCGTCCGCGGCGTCGAGAACGCGAGCCGCGCCACGGCCTGGGAGGCGGCGCTAGCGGCGCTCGATGACGGCCGGTTGGCGCCAGGCTGGCACAGGCTGGCCGGCATCGCGGACGCGGGCGACGACGGGGAGGCGCTGGTGAGCGCCATCCGTGATCCGCTCGCATCGGCGGTTGTCACCGAGGCGCGCCGGGCCGGCGCCCGGGTGGTGTCGCTGGACGACGAGGGCCTGCGCTCGCTGGGTCAGGGCTTCGACGAGTTGCGACCGGCCACCGGAACGGTCGACGACGCGCTCGCCGAAACGGTGGCGGCGCTGCGGAGCAGCGATGCCCAAGTGATGCTGGTGACGGCGGGCGCTGGGCGCGCTGCAGCCGAAGCCGATGTGACAGTTGGCGTTTGGTGTAACGGTTACCCTCCGCCGTGGGCGGCGGACGTGCTGCTGCCTGACCTCGCCGGGGTCTGGCGGATGCTGCACGCGTTGCCCGCCGCACGTCATGCCACCGCCAAGGGCATCGAGGTGTCGGCAAGCTCCTCGGTGCTCGGTGCGCTGATGTTGATGCCAGATGTCGTCGGCAACGGGCCGGCGGCCGGCAACCTCGCCGCGCTCGCTGCGCTGTGGACCGGCTACCGCATCGGTGACGGGGTCTTCGGTGAGCGACTGCCGCATCCCGAACCCGGGCACGAGTGGCACGCGTTGCCGGTCGAGGAAGTGCGGCGGCTGCTGCCCCGGGAACATCTCGACGGCTCCGCACGCACGGAGAGTGATGCGACGGGTCCGCTGCAGCCGATCATCGCAGCGGTCTCGCGGTCGTGGCGAATGCTCGCCGATCTGCTCGACGCCATCCGGGAGGACCTGTCCGATCCCATGACGCCGTTCCTCGCCACGGGCGCTGCCGCGAGCGCATTGCTCGGTTCACCACTGGACGCTGCGTTGGTGGCCGGCGTGTTGCTGTCGAACACGACGATATCCGCCCAACAGTCGCTGCACGCCGAGCGCGTGCTCGATCGGCTGCTGGCTGTACAGGATCCGCTGGCCCGACGACTTGTCGGCCCGGCATCCGGGGAGCGGTACGAAGACGTGCCCGCCGGAGCCCTGGTACCGGGTGACCTGATCCGCGTCAAAGCGGGGGAGGTCATCCCCGCCGATGTCCGGGTGATCGTCGCCGACGCCGCGGAGGCCGACGAATCGTCGCTGACCGGCGAGTCGCTGCCCGTCGCGAAGACCGCTGAACCCGCCCCCGGGGCTCCACTGGCCGAACGTGTCAGCATGCTCTACGCGGGCACCACCCTGCTCTCCGGCCGCGTCACCGGCATCGTGACCTCGGTCGGCGCCGGCACACAGATGAACCGGGTGGCGGCGATGACCGGACGCAAGTCACGCAAGGTGGGGCTGCACGCCCAGTTGGCGCACATCACCGGCCGGGCGTTGCCGTGGAGCATCACCGGCGGCGGGACGGTCGGCCTGCTCAGCTTGCTGCGGGGCACCCCGCTGCGGGAGGCGGTGGCCGGCGGCGTCGCGATCGCGGTGGCCGCCGTACCTGAAGGCCTGCCGCTCGTCGCCACGCTGGCCCAGCTCGCTGCGGCCCGCGAGCTCACCAGGTCATCCGTCCTGATCCGTAATCCGCGGGCGGTCGAGGCATTCGCCCGCCTCGACGTGGTGTGCTTCGACAAGACCGGCACGCTGAGCGAGAACCGGTTGCAGGTGAAAACGGTCCGGCCCCTCGCGGGTGTCGACGCCGGCAGGGTGCTCGCCGCCGCGGTGCGCACCGTGCGGCCCACGTCCAGCGACCAGTCCGACCATGCCACCGACGACGCCGTGCGCCTGGCTGCGGCCGAGATCGACGTCTTCCCCGGGGACACCGACGCCCGCCTGCCGTTCCAGTCCGACCGGCCCTACGCCGGCGCGCTGGTCGGCACCCGGCTGTCGGTCAAGGGGGCGCCGGAGGCGGTGACGGCCGCACTGGCCGGGGCCCACGAGGAGATGACGGCGCTGATCGAGGAAATGACCGCGGCCGGTCTGCGGGTACTGGCGGTCGGCGAGCGTGAACTGTCCCCCGAGCAGGCCACGGCAGCAGCGGCCGATCAAGCCAAGCTGGCCGAACTGTGCGGGTCCGACCTCACCCCGCTGGGCGTGGTCGGGATCGCCGACACACCCCGCAGCGGTGCGCGCCCGCTGTTAGAGCAGTTGCAGGCACGGAATATCGGCGTGCGCCTGATCACCGGAGATCATCCGGTAACCGCCGCAGTGGTGGCCAACGACCTCGGGCTGACCGTCACCGCCGACGAAGTCATCACGGGACCGGAGTGGGAGTCGCTCACCACGGAAGCGCGTGTCG contains:
- a CDS encoding cation-translocating P-type ATPase; protein product: MGLLGLPLQAVRAAAGGAAAVEAGVGAMTRTAAGVVLEAVAGRPARRTSSNGDGRWIEIRGLDGEDAQRIGAEVLAALRSAPGVDTAMLNVASSRVVVTVRPGGPDCTELGRVVDEAETRARRSATPCSPVSLPGDDELLAARLLAAGVAAAGIGPAAVAAGLRLGGLTRALSVPVVWFENVPRLRGHLERYLGRDGAELAIALVSTGTSVLSASPAAVLGQAVTRAMLAAETVNGRRSWRRLEPGLTEQAIKSSGDPGDVPRRIDESAYGAGERYADRAAAVGAGASAVIGLTTRSVRAAGDAALVAAARPVRSVKESFACALGRGLTARHHGLVLRPAALRRLDRIDTVVIDPRVLYTDELTVTRVRGVENASRATAWEAALAALDDGRLAPGWHRLAGIADAGDDGEALVSAIRDPLASAVVTEARRAGARVVSLDDEGLRSLGQGFDELRPATGTVDDALAETVAALRSSDAQVMLVTAGAGRAAAEADVTVGVWCNGYPPPWAADVLLPDLAGVWRMLHALPAARHATAKGIEVSASSSVLGALMLMPDVVGNGPAAGNLAALAALWTGYRIGDGVFGERLPHPEPGHEWHALPVEEVRRLLPREHLDGSARTESDATGPLQPIIAAVSRSWRMLADLLDAIREDLSDPMTPFLATGAAASALLGSPLDAALVAGVLLSNTTISAQQSLHAERVLDRLLAVQDPLARRLVGPASGERYEDVPAGALVPGDLIRVKAGEVIPADVRVIVADAAEADESSLTGESLPVAKTAEPAPGAPLAERVSMLYAGTTLLSGRVTGIVTSVGAGTQMNRVAAMTGRKSRKVGLHAQLAHITGRALPWSITGGGTVGLLSLLRGTPLREAVAGGVAIAVAAVPEGLPLVATLAQLAAARELTRSSVLIRNPRAVEAFARLDVVCFDKTGTLSENRLQVKTVRPLAGVDAGRVLAAAVRTVRPTSSDQSDHATDDAVRLAAAEIDVFPGDTDARLPFQSDRPYAGALVGTRLSVKGAPEAVTAALAGAHEEMTALIEEMTAAGLRVLAVGERELSPEQATAAAADQAKLAELCGSDLTPLGVVGIADTPRSGARPLLEQLQARNIGVRLITGDHPVTAAVVANDLGLTVTADEVITGPEWESLTTEARVEAARNHRVFARMAPEHKVQVVQALEAADLVTAMVGDGANDAGAIRAATVGVGVVSAGSDPARTAADVMLLGGDIGALTDALDEGEQLWQRVRSAVSMLVGHNIGELSFALITTLVMGRPALNARQILLINMLTDALPAAALAVSPQTGEQMSDRDEAALWRAIWVRGASTATGGTLAWVFGRATGTPRRAATMGLIGLVLTQMGQTLTDSRGRLVVLTNIGTLAGMAAIISTPGVSQVFGCTPVGPIGWAQAAGAAAIAGALPKVAPNLADRASAAIQSLPEVWEKVSQSSMVSTPTRTSSA